From a single Streptomyces sp. NBC_01264 genomic region:
- a CDS encoding DEAD/DEAH box helicase, with amino-acid sequence MPTTSRAPGQPAGADAGSALSRHAAVFLPAAVPRKSRIAFWAPEGDPLPAEGDPATLQVVRPHGEGVRTRTVPAVTLTVTAALPVLVRAARGPFAHPATRAWGTAAVQALSLIARGRLLPGLTPEGVDAWRAGPLDAEDIAHLRAVAAALPHEGYATPLAGRRPLQLPEPEALVRAFLDAVADSLPRTPAAAFAAGRPFAAREPQRVPGMRDWAAQVASGADTGVGISLRLDLSSFRLFDEAESGAKPGEDVRRAGAAVVQVHSLADPTLVTDAAMLWAGAAAAGFGPRARIDAVLALRRAARVWPPLLRLLDQPVPDVLALSDPELEDLLGRAATRLAEAGVLVHWPRELARTLSATAVVRSTAPGSATDGTAFFDAEHLFAFSWELALGGDRLTPGEMDALAQAHRPVVRLRDQWVRVDPELVRKARKRELGLLDPVEALAAVLTGTAEVEGEPVPAVPVGALAALRDRLTGELAPLPQPAGLKATLRDYQARGLAWLDLMTSLGLGGCLADDMGLGKTVTLIALHLHRDRPEPTLVVCPASLLGNWQREIEKFAPGTPVRRFHGAGRSLEGLTDQPAGGFVLTTYGTMRAGAARLAEQPWGMVVADEAQHVKNPHSATAKALRTIPAPARVALTGTPVENNLSELWALLDWTTPGLLGPLTAFRARHARPVEHQTEEDGGNEAAVARLAALVRPFLLRRKKSDPGIAPELPPKTETDHPVSLTREQASLYQAAVDEAMAVIGASEGIERRGMIMKLLASLKQICNHPAQYLKEHSLKEHGLKEHSLKEVEPRIANRSGKLALLDELLDTILAEGGSVLVFTQYVTMARLIERHLTARGISHQLLHGGTPVPRREELVDRFQAGEVPVFLLSLKAAGTGLNLTRAGHVIHYDRWWNPAVEEQATDRAYRIGQTQPVQVHRIIAEGTVEDRIAEMLEAKRALADAVLGSGETALTELTDRELADLVSLRRPV; translated from the coding sequence ATGCCGACGACGTCGCGCGCGCCGGGGCAGCCGGCCGGCGCCGACGCCGGGTCCGCGCTGTCGCGGCACGCCGCCGTGTTCCTGCCCGCCGCCGTGCCCCGCAAGAGCCGCATCGCGTTCTGGGCGCCCGAGGGGGACCCGTTGCCGGCCGAGGGTGACCCGGCCACGCTCCAGGTGGTGCGTCCCCACGGCGAGGGCGTCCGTACCCGCACGGTGCCCGCCGTCACGCTGACGGTCACCGCCGCCCTGCCCGTGCTGGTGCGCGCTGCCCGTGGGCCCTTCGCGCATCCCGCGACCCGCGCCTGGGGGACCGCCGCGGTCCAGGCGCTGTCCCTCATCGCACGGGGCCGACTGCTGCCCGGGCTGACCCCCGAGGGGGTCGACGCCTGGCGGGCCGGGCCCCTGGACGCCGAGGACATCGCGCATCTGCGCGCGGTCGCCGCCGCCCTGCCCCACGAGGGGTACGCCACCCCGCTCGCCGGACGCCGTCCGCTCCAGCTGCCCGAACCGGAGGCGCTGGTCAGGGCGTTCCTCGACGCCGTCGCCGACAGCCTGCCCCGGACCCCGGCCGCCGCCTTCGCCGCGGGCCGTCCCTTCGCGGCCCGCGAGCCGCAGCGGGTCCCGGGGATGCGGGACTGGGCCGCGCAGGTCGCCTCGGGCGCGGACACCGGAGTCGGGATCTCGCTGCGCCTCGACCTGTCCTCCTTCCGCCTCTTCGACGAGGCGGAGAGCGGGGCGAAGCCGGGGGAGGACGTCCGCCGCGCCGGAGCCGCCGTCGTCCAGGTGCACAGCCTCGCCGACCCGACCCTGGTCACGGACGCCGCGATGCTCTGGGCGGGCGCCGCCGCGGCCGGCTTCGGACCCCGCGCCCGGATCGACGCCGTCCTCGCGCTGCGCCGGGCGGCCCGGGTCTGGCCGCCGCTGCTGCGGCTGCTGGACCAGCCGGTTCCCGATGTCCTGGCCCTTTCGGACCCCGAGCTCGAGGATCTGCTGGGCCGCGCCGCGACCCGGCTGGCGGAGGCCGGAGTCCTGGTCCACTGGCCGCGCGAGCTGGCTCGTACGCTGTCCGCGACCGCGGTCGTACGGTCCACCGCGCCCGGTTCCGCCACCGACGGCACCGCGTTCTTCGACGCCGAGCACCTCTTCGCCTTCTCCTGGGAGCTGGCGCTCGGCGGGGACCGGCTCACCCCGGGGGAGATGGACGCGCTCGCGCAGGCCCACCGGCCCGTGGTGCGGCTGCGCGACCAGTGGGTGCGGGTCGATCCGGAGCTGGTGCGCAAGGCACGCAAGCGGGAGCTGGGTCTTCTGGATCCGGTGGAAGCGCTGGCGGCCGTACTGACGGGGACGGCCGAGGTCGAGGGGGAACCGGTGCCCGCGGTGCCCGTGGGGGCGCTGGCCGCCCTGCGGGACCGGCTGACCGGGGAACTGGCCCCGCTGCCCCAGCCGGCCGGGCTCAAGGCCACCCTGCGCGACTACCAGGCCCGCGGGCTGGCCTGGCTGGACCTGATGACCTCGCTCGGACTCGGCGGCTGCCTCGCCGACGACATGGGCCTGGGCAAGACCGTCACCCTGATCGCGCTGCACCTGCACCGCGACCGTCCCGAGCCGACGCTGGTGGTCTGCCCGGCCTCGCTGCTGGGCAACTGGCAGCGGGAGATCGAGAAGTTCGCCCCCGGCACGCCGGTGCGCCGTTTCCACGGAGCCGGCCGCAGCCTTGAGGGACTGACGGACCAGCCCGCCGGGGGATTCGTCCTCACCACCTACGGAACCATGCGCGCGGGAGCGGCCCGGCTGGCCGAACAGCCCTGGGGCATGGTCGTCGCGGACGAGGCCCAGCACGTCAAGAATCCGCACTCGGCGACCGCCAAGGCGCTGCGCACGATCCCGGCGCCCGCCCGGGTGGCGCTGACCGGCACCCCGGTGGAGAACAACCTCTCCGAGCTGTGGGCGCTCCTCGACTGGACCACGCCCGGACTGCTCGGCCCGCTCACCGCGTTCCGGGCCCGGCACGCCCGGCCCGTGGAGCACCAGACGGAGGAGGACGGGGGCAACGAGGCGGCGGTCGCCCGACTGGCCGCGCTGGTCCGGCCGTTCCTGCTGCGGCGCAAGAAGTCCGATCCCGGGATCGCGCCCGAGCTGCCGCCGAAGACGGAGACCGACCACCCCGTGTCCCTCACTCGCGAGCAGGCCTCCCTCTACCAGGCGGCCGTCGACGAGGCGATGGCCGTGATCGGCGCGAGCGAGGGCATCGAGCGGCGCGGCATGATCATGAAGCTGCTCGCCTCGCTCAAGCAGATCTGCAACCACCCCGCCCAGTATTTGAAAGAGCACAGCTTGAAAGAGCACGGCTTGAAAGAGCACAGCTTGAAGGAAGTGGAGCCCCGGATCGCGAACCGGTCCGGGAAGCTGGCCCTCCTCGACGAGCTGCTCGACACGATCCTGGCCGAGGGCGGCTCGGTGCTGGTCTTCACGCAGTACGTGACGATGGCCCGGCTCATCGAGCGCCATCTGACCGCGCGCGGCATCTCCCACCAACTGCTGCACGGGGGCACGCCCGTTCCGCGCCGCGAGGAGCTCGTGGACCGCTTCCAGGCGGGCGAGGTGCCCGTCTTCCTGCTCTCCCTCAAGGCGGCCGGCACCGGCCTCAACCTCACCCGCGCCGGGCACGTCATCCACTACGACCGCTGGTGGAACCCGGCCGTCGAGGAACAGGCCACCGACCGCGCCTACCGCATCGGCCAGACCCAGCCCGTCCAGGTCCACCGGATCATCGCCGAAGGCACCGTCGAGGACCGCATCGCCGAAATGCTGGAGGCCAAGCGGGCGCTGGCCGATGCCGTACTCGGCTCCGGCGAGACGGCGCTGACCGAGCTCACGGACCGCGAGCTGGCCGACCTCGTCTCCCTGCGCAGGCCCGTATGA
- a CDS encoding cupin domain-containing protein, producing the protein MAGRQATAGRPRAAGRRPKAEVASDLVVREVAIEPGGCTGWHYHHVPLIAVVKSGTLTRILSDGTVEVHHTGTSFVEPAGRRHVHLGRNLGSERVVLCVTAALAEGDPFALPAEAPPGATPCACPTRTR; encoded by the coding sequence ATGGCTGGACGGCAGGCGACGGCCGGTCGCCCGAGGGCTGCGGGCCGGCGTCCGAAAGCGGAGGTGGCCTCCGACCTCGTGGTGAGAGAGGTCGCGATAGAGCCGGGTGGATGCACCGGCTGGCATTACCACCACGTCCCGCTGATAGCGGTGGTCAAGTCCGGCACCCTGACCCGGATCCTGAGCGACGGCACGGTCGAGGTGCACCACACCGGCACCAGCTTCGTCGAGCCCGCCGGCCGGCGCCACGTCCACCTCGGCCGCAACCTCGGCAGCGAGCGGGTCGTGCTCTGCGTGACCGCGGCCCTCGCCGAGGGCGACCCCTTCGCGCTGCCCGCCGAGGCCCCGCCCGGGGCCACGCCGTGCGCGTGCCCCACGCGGACGCGGTGA
- a CDS encoding DUF2293 domain-containing protein produces MSLVVFESTKQIHCAACRQGPLRRLVRETGVPRCLDCADLGHLVYLPRGDTALTRRAHEASSLSAVVVRFHRRRRRYERLGILVEDAALARAERACLADAEARARRRERDRLRRAAEDTRFTAAFAAEILRLFPGCPLDRARAIAAHASVRGSGRVGRSAAGRALDPPAVYAAVRAAVRHLDTEYDALLMGGVPRFAARARLAPRIDAILDGWRAAPDPSARAS; encoded by the coding sequence ATGAGCCTGGTCGTTTTCGAGTCGACGAAGCAGATCCACTGCGCGGCGTGCCGACAGGGACCGCTGCGCCGCCTCGTCCGCGAGACCGGCGTGCCCCGCTGCTTGGACTGCGCCGACCTCGGACACCTCGTCTATCTGCCGCGCGGCGACACGGCCCTCACGCGACGGGCCCACGAGGCCAGTTCGCTGTCCGCCGTGGTGGTCCGCTTCCACCGGCGCCGCCGCCGCTACGAGCGCCTGGGGATCCTCGTCGAGGACGCCGCCCTGGCCCGCGCCGAGCGCGCCTGCCTCGCGGACGCCGAGGCGAGGGCCCGCCGCCGGGAGCGCGACCGGCTGCGCCGGGCCGCCGAGGACACCCGGTTCACGGCGGCCTTCGCGGCCGAGATCCTGCGCCTGTTCCCCGGGTGCCCCCTCGACCGGGCCCGGGCCATCGCCGCGCACGCCTCGGTGCGCGGCAGTGGCCGGGTGGGCCGTAGCGCGGCGGGCCGGGCCCTGGACCCGCCCGCCGTGTACGCGGCGGTACGGGCGGCCGTGCGGCACCTCGACACCGAGTACGACGCCCTGCTGATGGGGGGCGTGCCCCGGTTCGCGGCCCGGGCCCGGCTGGCACCCCGGATCGACGCGATCCTGGACGGGTGGCGGGCGGCCCCGGACCCGTCCGCGCGGGCTAGTTGA
- a CDS encoding chaplin codes for MVAGGGLAAAGASGFAYADAEAGGQAVRSPGVLSGNLLQLPVHAPVNVCGNTVSVVGVLNSAAGNRCVNASQGGGNPGHPGPRPSGSSHPSKPGAGNGAGNGGQSGYGGPGRGAVADGRGKDSPGLLSGNGLQLPVEVPLNVSGNSVSVVGVGNSSVGNTSVNGPAPVVGKPVQPPVKPPVAVRPVTPPAPPRNHPSALAHTGAEDIGYLLSGGGAMLLGGVLLYRRFRLN; via the coding sequence GTGGTTGCGGGAGGTGGACTCGCGGCCGCGGGTGCGAGTGGCTTCGCCTACGCCGACGCGGAGGCGGGCGGACAGGCCGTCCGCTCGCCGGGGGTGCTGTCGGGGAATCTGCTGCAACTGCCGGTGCACGCCCCGGTGAACGTGTGCGGGAACACCGTGAGCGTGGTCGGCGTGCTCAACTCGGCCGCCGGGAACCGGTGCGTCAACGCCTCGCAGGGCGGGGGGAATCCGGGTCATCCCGGACCGCGGCCGTCCGGCTCCTCGCACCCCTCGAAACCCGGCGCCGGAAACGGTGCGGGGAACGGCGGCCAGAGCGGGTACGGCGGGCCCGGCCGGGGTGCGGTGGCCGATGGGCGCGGAAAGGATTCTCCGGGGCTGCTGTCCGGCAACGGGCTCCAGCTCCCCGTCGAGGTGCCGCTCAACGTCAGCGGCAACTCGGTGAGCGTCGTCGGCGTCGGCAACTCCTCCGTGGGCAACACCTCCGTCAACGGCCCGGCCCCGGTCGTCGGCAAGCCCGTCCAGCCGCCCGTGAAGCCGCCCGTCGCCGTGCGGCCGGTCACCCCGCCGGCCCCGCCGCGCAACCACCCCTCGGCCCTCGCCCACACCGGGGCCGAGGACATCGGCTACCTGCTGTCCGGCGGCGGCGCCATGCTGCTCGGCGGAGTGCTGCTCTACCGCCGGTTCCGGCTCAACTAG
- a CDS encoding WGR domain-containing protein, whose translation MARETTYLELSQEDGGAHKFYEVTVDGTSVSVRYGRIGADGQVQSSSFPTVEKARAAAAKKVGEKVRKGYAPAVRGVRAARSVTRRQVTSTPSTARAVAPVLWRFRTGSSAFGIHVDEDRCWVGNQAGDVYTVSHDGEVLARYSLPDGVKCLVADEFWIYAGCDDGTVYDLSSKVPFGAYDIAADVDIFWLDIREGVLNVSDRNGGLTVIDHEDEFQWSRRSPGTNAWMVRADERAVYHGHGKGVTAYAPDGGEELWHTQTDGAVLFGWQEDHAVYAGTGRNTVQRLSKATGALEATYRCDAAVYSCATSPDGRHVFAGDLASSVYCFDADGQRLWKLGTGSGAALSMQYLDERLYLVTTDGSLVCVDASEAAIAAAREGSVPTAVDVKSAAALPVFTPAATPAAVATVSVASVPAGGVVVECVQQGQRMRVQVVSGGFEPSWNVQFPRGIREPGARYVVDGLHPAAGGFYRVRGEIRRLV comes from the coding sequence ATGGCTCGGGAGACGACGTATCTGGAGCTGTCCCAGGAGGACGGCGGTGCCCACAAGTTCTACGAGGTCACCGTCGACGGCACCTCCGTCTCGGTGCGGTACGGACGCATCGGCGCGGACGGCCAGGTGCAGAGCTCCTCCTTCCCGACCGTCGAGAAGGCGCGGGCGGCCGCGGCCAAGAAGGTCGGGGAGAAGGTCCGCAAGGGCTACGCCCCGGCGGTGCGGGGGGTCCGCGCGGCCCGGTCGGTGACGCGCCGCCAGGTGACCTCGACCCCGTCCACCGCACGCGCGGTGGCCCCGGTGCTGTGGCGTTTCCGTACGGGGTCCTCCGCCTTCGGCATCCACGTGGACGAGGACCGCTGCTGGGTCGGCAACCAGGCCGGAGACGTCTACACGGTGAGCCACGACGGCGAGGTGCTCGCCCGGTACTCGCTGCCGGACGGGGTGAAGTGCCTGGTGGCGGACGAGTTCTGGATCTACGCGGGCTGTGACGACGGCACGGTGTACGACCTGTCCTCGAAGGTGCCCTTCGGGGCGTACGACATCGCGGCCGACGTGGACATCTTCTGGCTGGACATCCGCGAGGGCGTGCTCAACGTGTCCGACCGCAACGGCGGGCTGACGGTCATCGACCACGAGGACGAGTTCCAGTGGTCGCGGCGCTCGCCCGGCACGAACGCGTGGATGGTGCGCGCGGACGAGCGGGCGGTCTACCACGGCCACGGCAAGGGGGTAACGGCCTACGCCCCGGACGGCGGGGAGGAGTTGTGGCACACACAGACCGACGGGGCGGTGCTGTTCGGCTGGCAGGAGGACCACGCGGTGTACGCGGGGACCGGCCGCAACACCGTGCAGCGGCTGTCGAAGGCCACGGGCGCGCTGGAGGCCACGTACCGGTGCGACGCGGCGGTCTACTCGTGCGCGACCTCGCCGGACGGCCGGCACGTCTTCGCCGGCGACCTCGCGTCGTCCGTGTACTGCTTCGACGCCGACGGGCAGCGGCTGTGGAAGCTGGGCACCGGCAGCGGGGCCGCACTGTCCATGCAGTACCTGGACGAGCGGCTGTACTTGGTGACCACGGACGGTTCGCTGGTGTGCGTCGACGCGAGCGAGGCCGCGATCGCGGCCGCCCGGGAGGGATCGGTGCCGACCGCCGTGGACGTGAAGTCGGCGGCCGCACTGCCGGTCTTCACCCCGGCCGCCACCCCCGCGGCCGTGGCGACGGTGTCGGTGGCCTCGGTGCCCGCGGGCGGTGTGGTCGTGGAGTGCGTGCAGCAGGGCCAGCGGATGCGCGTACAGGTGGTGTCGGGCGGGTTCGAGCCTTCATGGAACGTGCAGTTCCCTCGCGGGATACGGGAGCCCGGCGCCCGGTACGTGGTGGACGGCCTGCACCCGGCGGCCGGAGGCTTCTACCGCGTGCGCGGGGAGATCCGCCGACTCGTCTGA
- a CDS encoding pseudouridine-5'-phosphate glycosidase: protein MSQHTASEHTASAPLPVLSEEVREALDRRQPVVALESTILAHGLPRPRNLAVGLELEELVRAEGAVPATVAVVDGVAYAGLDKARLERIAGGEGVRKLGHRDLAPALATGATGATTVSATAFLAARAGLRVFATGGLGGVHRDWPRSQDESADLALLARTRITVVCAGVKSILDVPATLQRLETLGVTVLGYGTDRFPGFYLADSGEPVDWTVQRPEEVAAVMAAQDLLGGADSALLVANPVDRERQLDPELHDRVLAEALAECRERGITGQAVTPFLLGFLVRATGGASLEANLAAVRGNVRLGSRIARAWAARP from the coding sequence ATGTCACAGCACACAGCATCCGAGCACACCGCGTCCGCACCCCTCCCGGTCCTGTCGGAGGAGGTCCGCGAGGCACTCGACCGCCGGCAGCCCGTCGTGGCGCTGGAGTCCACGATCCTCGCCCACGGCCTGCCCCGCCCCCGCAATCTGGCGGTGGGTCTGGAGTTGGAGGAGTTGGTCCGGGCGGAGGGAGCCGTTCCGGCGACCGTCGCGGTCGTCGACGGAGTGGCGTACGCCGGGCTGGACAAGGCCCGGCTGGAGCGGATCGCGGGCGGCGAGGGCGTGCGCAAGCTCGGCCACCGGGATCTGGCCCCCGCCCTCGCCACGGGGGCGACGGGCGCGACGACGGTCTCGGCCACGGCCTTCCTCGCCGCGCGGGCGGGGCTGCGGGTCTTCGCCACCGGCGGGCTGGGCGGCGTACACCGGGACTGGCCCCGGTCGCAGGACGAGTCGGCCGACCTGGCCCTGCTGGCGCGGACCCGGATCACCGTGGTGTGCGCGGGCGTGAAGTCGATCCTGGACGTGCCCGCGACGCTCCAGCGGCTGGAGACGCTGGGGGTGACCGTCCTCGGGTACGGGACGGATCGTTTCCCCGGGTTCTACCTGGCCGATTCCGGCGAACCGGTGGACTGGACGGTCCAGCGGCCGGAGGAGGTCGCGGCCGTGATGGCCGCCCAGGACCTGCTCGGCGGCGCGGACTCGGCGCTTCTCGTGGCCAATCCGGTGGACCGGGAGCGGCAGCTCGATCCGGAGCTGCACGACCGGGTGCTGGCCGAGGCGCTGGCGGAGTGCCGGGAGCGGGGCATCACGGGACAGGCGGTGACACCGTTCCTGCTGGGGTTCCTGGTGCGCGCGACGGGCGGCGCCTCCCTGGAGGCCAATCTCGCGGCGGTACGCGGCAACGTCCGCCTCGGGTCCCGGATCGCGCGGGCCTGGGCGGCCCGGCCGTGA
- a CDS encoding SWIM zinc finger family protein: protein MITARDDRRRTFETVPPGVEAVSWWGRAWVSALEAVARDDARLTRGRTYAAEGHVDAVTITPGRIVAYVRGSRPRPYRTELSLPAFSDAEWSELLESVVADPTALAALLEREVPESLSESVLPGAGELVPRCSCPDVARPPCKHAAALCYRAARLLDTDPFVLLLLRGRGERELLEELTRRNAAHAAREQPDGAPDFPGVPARAALVRTVLPPLPTPLPAPSAAGMPPAYPADPAAPDPLALDQLAADAAARALALLRTGEDPMAGLSRWQDAVRLASAHPTAGLTGAARALYRDLARATGRSTTDLARGAAAWRQGGLPALLALEEPWDPPAGPFDRARPALLATGRGSFRPDRNRLTGSSRQLRLGRDGLWYSYENRQGDDDWWPTGHRPSPDPVTALLG, encoded by the coding sequence ATGATCACCGCGCGCGACGACCGCCGCCGCACCTTCGAGACCGTGCCGCCGGGCGTGGAGGCCGTCAGCTGGTGGGGCCGGGCCTGGGTGTCCGCCCTGGAGGCGGTGGCCCGCGACGACGCCCGTCTGACCCGGGGCAGGACGTACGCCGCCGAGGGGCACGTCGACGCCGTCACCATCACCCCGGGCCGGATCGTGGCCTACGTACGGGGCAGCCGGCCGCGGCCGTACCGCACCGAACTGTCGCTGCCGGCCTTCTCGGACGCCGAGTGGAGCGAGCTGCTGGAATCGGTCGTGGCCGATCCGACGGCGCTCGCCGCGCTGCTGGAGCGCGAGGTGCCGGAGTCCCTCTCCGAGTCGGTCCTGCCCGGTGCCGGAGAGCTCGTACCGCGCTGCTCCTGCCCGGACGTGGCCCGTCCGCCCTGCAAGCACGCCGCGGCCCTGTGCTATCGCGCGGCCCGGCTCCTGGACACCGACCCCTTCGTCCTGCTCCTGCTGCGCGGCCGCGGTGAGCGGGAGCTGCTGGAGGAGCTCACCCGGCGCAACGCCGCCCACGCCGCGCGCGAACAGCCCGACGGGGCACCGGACTTCCCCGGTGTCCCGGCCCGCGCCGCGCTCGTCCGCACCGTCCTGCCGCCGCTGCCCACTCCCCTGCCGGCGCCGTCCGCCGCCGGGATGCCGCCCGCGTACCCGGCCGACCCGGCGGCCCCGGACCCGCTCGCCCTGGACCAGCTCGCCGCGGACGCGGCCGCCCGCGCCCTGGCGCTGCTGCGCACCGGCGAGGATCCGATGGCCGGGCTGAGCCGCTGGCAGGACGCCGTCCGCCTCGCCTCGGCCCATCCCACGGCCGGGCTCACCGGCGCCGCCCGCGCCCTCTACCGGGACCTGGCCCGCGCCACGGGACGCAGCACGACCGACCTGGCCCGGGGGGCTGCCGCCTGGCGGCAGGGCGGTCTGCCCGCCCTGCTCGCCCTCGAAGAGCCCTGGGATCCGCCGGCCGGCCCCTTCGACCGGGCCCGCCCCGCCCTCCTCGCCACCGGCCGGGGCTCGTTCCGCCCGGACCGCAACCGGCTCACGGGTTCCTCCCGCCAGCTCCGGCTCGGCCGGGACGGCCTCTGGTACTCCTACGAGAACCGCCAGGGCGACGACGACTGGTGGCCCACGGGCCACCGCCCCTCCCCGGACCCGGTCACGGCTCTGCTGGGCTGA
- a CDS encoding carbohydrate kinase family protein, whose protein sequence is MTAGPGALLVVGDVVTDVVAVHAEPLAPGTDTAARIRTLPGGAGANAACWAAHAGAAEVRLLARVGAESAGWHERALLDAGVRPRLVVDPAEPTGTVVALVGGDAERTFLTDSGASLRLSPADWEPALLDGVAHLHLSGYLFFADTSRELALVALRDARARNVPVSVDPASAGFLASSGPERFLAAAAGAGVLLPNEDEALLLAGSHSGRTGADGAGALARAAAELSRRVPLVVVTRGGAGALVAEDGRVTAEVAAESAEAVDSTGAGDAFTGAFLAARLAGAGSAWAAGAGCRAAALAVTRLGGRP, encoded by the coding sequence GTGACCGCCGGGCCGGGAGCCCTGCTGGTCGTCGGGGACGTGGTCACGGACGTCGTGGCGGTGCATGCCGAGCCGCTGGCTCCGGGTACGGACACCGCGGCCCGGATCCGGACCCTGCCGGGCGGCGCCGGGGCCAACGCGGCCTGCTGGGCCGCCCACGCGGGCGCCGCCGAGGTGCGCCTCCTCGCGCGGGTCGGCGCCGAGTCGGCCGGGTGGCACGAGCGGGCGCTGCTCGACGCGGGGGTGCGGCCGAGGCTGGTGGTCGATCCCGCCGAGCCGACCGGGACGGTGGTCGCGCTGGTCGGCGGGGACGCGGAGCGGACCTTCCTGACCGACAGCGGGGCCTCGCTGCGGCTCTCCCCCGCCGACTGGGAGCCCGCGCTTCTGGACGGGGTCGCCCATCTCCACCTGTCGGGCTACCTGTTCTTCGCCGACACGAGCCGCGAACTGGCCCTGGTCGCGCTACGGGACGCCCGGGCCCGGAACGTACCGGTGAGTGTGGATCCCGCGTCGGCCGGGTTCCTGGCCTCGTCGGGCCCGGAGCGCTTCCTGGCCGCCGCGGCGGGGGCCGGCGTACTGCTGCCGAACGAGGACGAGGCGCTGCTCCTGGCGGGATCGCACAGCGGGCGGACCGGGGCGGACGGGGCCGGGGCGCTCGCGCGGGCCGCGGCGGAGCTGAGCCGGCGGGTGCCGTTGGTGGTGGTCACCCGGGGCGGGGCCGGAGCGCTCGTCGCCGAGGACGGCCGGGTGACGGCCGAGGTCGCGGCGGAGAGCGCCGAGGCGGTGGATTCCACGGGCGCCGGGGACGCCTTCACCGGCGCCTTCCTCGCCGCCCGGCTGGCGGGAGCGGGCTCGGCGTGGGCTGCGGGGGCCGGCTGCCGGGCGGCCGCCCTGGCGGTGACCCGGCTGGGCGGGCGGCCGTAG
- a CDS encoding uridine kinase translates to MQLEAITWQRMAERLAGHLDDNGKGAGEDGGEGEGEGGPEARWRRVGIDGAPAARTGVLAAELAEALRLRGRPVLVVAAEGFLRPASLRFEFGREDVDSYLDGWYDTAALWREVFGPTDPGGTGRVLPDLWDPVTDRATRSPYAELPPGGVLIVHGPLLLGHWFPFDLTVHIGLSPGALARRTEESARWTLPAFARYEAETGPADRADALVRADDPRHPAWTGLRAEGTG, encoded by the coding sequence GTGCAGCTGGAAGCGATCACATGGCAGCGGATGGCCGAGCGGCTCGCCGGTCACCTCGACGACAACGGGAAGGGCGCCGGCGAGGACGGTGGCGAGGGCGAGGGCGAGGGCGGCCCGGAGGCCCGATGGCGGCGCGTGGGCATCGACGGGGCGCCCGCCGCCCGCACCGGCGTGCTCGCGGCGGAGCTCGCCGAAGCGCTGCGCCTGCGCGGGCGCCCGGTCCTGGTGGTGGCGGCCGAGGGCTTCCTGCGCCCGGCCTCCCTCCGCTTCGAGTTCGGCCGTGAGGACGTGGACTCCTACCTCGACGGCTGGTACGACACGGCGGCGCTGTGGCGGGAGGTCTTCGGTCCGACCGACCCCGGCGGCACCGGCCGGGTGCTGCCCGACCTCTGGGACCCGGTCACCGACCGGGCGACCCGCAGCCCGTACGCCGAACTCCCGCCCGGCGGGGTGCTGATCGTGCACGGCCCCCTGCTGCTGGGCCACTGGTTCCCCTTCGACCTCACCGTCCACATCGGGCTCTCCCCGGGTGCGCTCGCCCGCCGCACCGAGGAGTCCGCCCGCTGGACCCTCCCCGCCTTCGCGCGCTACGAGGCCGAGACCGGCCCGGCGGACCGGGCCGACGCCCTGGTCCGGGCCGACGATCCGCGCCACCCGGCCTGGACGGGGCTGCGCGCGGAGGGTACCGGCTGA